Proteins encoded by one window of Phytohabitans houttuyneae:
- a CDS encoding glutaredoxin family protein, whose translation MTEARLTLITRPGCHLCDVAKEAIERVTAATGERWVEVDVESDRELEAEYGDRVPVTLLDGKEHGYWRVEEERLLRDLKAAH comes from the coding sequence ATGACTGAGGCCCGGCTGACCCTGATCACCCGCCCCGGCTGCCACCTCTGCGACGTCGCCAAGGAGGCGATCGAGCGGGTCACGGCGGCCACCGGCGAGCGGTGGGTCGAGGTCGACGTGGAGTCCGACCGCGAGCTTGAGGCGGAGTACGGCGACCGGGTGCCGGTGACCCTGCTCGACGGCAAGGAGCACGGCTACTGGCGGGTCGAGGAGGAACGCCTTCTTCGTGACCTGAAGGCCGCCCATTAG
- a CDS encoding sensor histidine kinase, which produces MTTTTALTGVGAEPRARRPMLRQLAVDSGYVLLGFPIAVASFVVLITGLALGVGLGITVIGLPILAGALYAARAFADMERLRMPLVLRQDRVRPYYRTAEEGASVWRRVITPIIDTQSWLDLAHGIIKFPIALFSFIVTFTWWAGAIGGCLYWSYAWAIPNGPDDQDLAELLGLGDSIGARIAMYSAFGLFFLITLPVVVRGCALLEVSFGKALLTGVAEMRNRITVLEEQKAAAVSAEANALRRLERDIHDGPQQRLVRLAMDLGRAQQQMETDPEAARRTLDEALTQTRDTLAELRALSRGIAPPILVDRGLPSALAALAARGVIPVDLTIDPKLGRLEPSVETTAYFVVAEALTNVAKHSRATECWVVVSRVGDHLKIDIIDDGDGGAHVSKGHGLAGIGDRLRANGGTLDVVSPAGGPTEVRAELPC; this is translated from the coding sequence ATGACCACGACCACCGCACTCACGGGCGTCGGCGCCGAGCCGCGCGCCCGCCGTCCCATGCTCCGCCAGCTGGCGGTCGACTCCGGCTACGTCCTGCTGGGCTTCCCGATCGCGGTGGCCTCGTTCGTCGTGCTCATCACCGGCCTGGCCCTCGGCGTGGGCCTCGGCATCACCGTCATCGGCCTGCCGATCCTGGCCGGCGCGCTCTACGCGGCACGCGCGTTCGCCGACATGGAGCGGCTGCGCATGCCGCTTGTGCTGCGCCAGGACCGGGTCCGGCCGTACTACCGGACCGCTGAGGAGGGCGCCAGCGTCTGGCGCCGGGTGATCACGCCGATCATCGACACCCAGTCCTGGCTCGACCTGGCACACGGCATCATCAAGTTTCCGATCGCGCTCTTCTCGTTCATCGTCACGTTCACCTGGTGGGCCGGCGCGATAGGCGGCTGCCTCTACTGGTCGTACGCCTGGGCGATTCCCAACGGCCCCGACGACCAGGACCTCGCCGAGCTGCTCGGGCTCGGCGACTCGATCGGCGCCCGCATCGCGATGTACAGCGCGTTCGGCCTCTTCTTCCTGATCACGCTCCCGGTCGTCGTGCGCGGTTGCGCGCTGCTGGAGGTGAGCTTCGGAAAGGCACTGCTCACCGGCGTGGCCGAGATGCGCAACCGGATCACGGTGCTGGAGGAGCAGAAGGCCGCGGCCGTCTCCGCCGAGGCCAACGCGCTGCGCCGGCTGGAGCGGGACATCCACGACGGTCCGCAGCAGCGGCTCGTGCGGCTGGCGATGGACCTGGGCCGGGCGCAGCAGCAGATGGAGACGGATCCCGAGGCGGCACGCCGCACGCTCGACGAGGCGCTCACCCAGACCCGGGACACGCTCGCCGAGCTGCGGGCGCTCTCCCGGGGCATCGCGCCGCCGATCCTGGTCGACCGTGGGCTGCCGAGCGCGCTCGCCGCCCTGGCCGCCCGTGGTGTGATCCCGGTCGACCTCACCATCGACCCGAAGCTCGGGCGGCTCGAGCCGTCGGTGGAGACCACGGCGTACTTCGTGGTGGCCGAGGCGCTGACCAACGTGGCCAAGCACAGCCGCGCCACCGAGTGCTGGGTGGTGGTCTCCCGGGTGGGTGACCACCTGAAGATCGACATCATCGACGACGGCGACGGCGGGGCGCACGTCTCCAAGGGGCACGGCCTGGCCGGCATCGGCGACCGCCTGCGGGCCAACGGCGGCACGCTCGACGTGGTGAGCCCTGCCGGCGGCCCGACCGAGGTGCGCGCCGAGTTGCCATGCTGA
- the hemC gene encoding hydroxymethylbilane synthase, which translates to MTLRLGTRGSALALAQSQLVADSLRAATGRDVELVEIVTAGDRSSAPVQQLGVGVFVSALRDALVAKEIDFAVHSYKDLPTAQAEGLHIAAVPPREDPRDALVASDGRTLAELPPGARVGTGALRRMAQLRALGLQLEVVPIRGNVDTRLRKVSEGELDAVVLARAGIARLGRAAEITETLDPMLMLPAPAQGALAVECRIDDEDLVELLGRLDHAPTRAAVTAERAMLAALEAGCSAPVAAFAEVAEGDNGEEIYLRGAVISPDGTQDIRLSRTGTPAAAAEIGRALAADLVESGAETLIGSTENEPHP; encoded by the coding sequence GTGACGTTGCGGCTCGGCACCCGGGGCAGCGCGCTTGCCCTGGCACAGTCCCAGCTTGTCGCCGACAGCCTGCGCGCGGCGACCGGCCGCGACGTGGAGCTGGTGGAGATCGTCACGGCCGGCGACCGGTCGAGTGCGCCGGTGCAGCAGCTCGGCGTGGGAGTTTTCGTCTCCGCCCTGCGCGACGCACTTGTCGCCAAGGAGATCGACTTCGCCGTCCACTCGTACAAGGACCTGCCCACCGCACAGGCCGAAGGGCTGCACATCGCGGCCGTACCGCCGCGGGAAGACCCGCGCGACGCGCTCGTGGCCAGCGATGGCCGCACGCTCGCGGAGCTGCCGCCCGGAGCCCGCGTGGGCACCGGCGCGCTGCGGCGGATGGCCCAGCTGCGCGCGCTCGGCCTCCAGCTTGAGGTCGTGCCGATCCGGGGCAACGTCGACACCCGGCTGCGCAAGGTCAGCGAGGGCGAGCTGGACGCCGTCGTGCTGGCCCGCGCCGGCATCGCACGACTCGGCCGCGCCGCCGAGATCACCGAGACTCTCGATCCGATGCTCATGCTGCCCGCCCCGGCTCAGGGTGCGCTTGCGGTGGAGTGCCGGATCGACGACGAAGACCTGGTCGAGCTGCTGGGGAGGCTCGACCACGCACCGACCCGTGCCGCGGTGACCGCGGAACGGGCGATGCTGGCCGCACTGGAGGCCGGGTGCAGCGCTCCAGTGGCCGCCTTCGCCGAGGTCGCCGAGGGCGACAACGGAGAAGAGATCTACCTGCGCGGTGCGGTGATCAGTCCGGATGGCACCCAAGACATCCGGCTGTCCCGCACCGGTACGCCCGCCGCCGCGGCGGAGATCGGACGGGCTCTCGCCGCCGATCTCGTCGAGAGTGGCGCCGAGACCCTAATTGGGAGCACAGAAAATGAGCCGCACCCGTAA
- a CDS encoding redox-sensing transcriptional repressor Rex — protein MSQQRPGGQSGQPGAVPALPDLPEATVARLPEYLRALHNQAEAGHDTVSSEGLASAAGVNSAKLRKDLSHLGSYGTRGVGYDVALLIEQIEYVLGLTQRRAVALVGVGNLGHALAGYAGFATRGFRIAALFDADPSRVGERINGLVVRHIEDLTEIAAAESIAIGVIATPAGAAQSVADQLVAAGVTSILNFAPCVLSVPEGVDVRKVDLAIELQILSFHEHRKASLTSLPATGPAGGLTALPGGLSATGTEEAVGT, from the coding sequence ATGAGTCAGCAGCGCCCCGGCGGTCAGTCCGGGCAGCCCGGTGCGGTCCCGGCCCTTCCGGATCTGCCGGAGGCCACAGTGGCCCGCCTTCCGGAATACCTGCGTGCGCTGCACAACCAGGCCGAGGCCGGCCACGACACCGTCTCCAGCGAAGGGCTGGCCAGCGCCGCCGGGGTCAACTCGGCGAAGCTGCGCAAGGACCTGTCGCACCTTGGGTCGTATGGGACTCGTGGGGTCGGCTACGACGTCGCGCTGCTCATCGAGCAGATCGAATATGTGTTGGGCCTCACCCAGCGCCGGGCCGTCGCTCTCGTCGGCGTGGGTAATCTCGGTCACGCCCTGGCGGGCTACGCGGGCTTCGCGACCCGCGGTTTCCGGATCGCCGCCCTTTTCGACGCTGATCCATCTCGGGTGGGCGAGCGGATAAACGGGCTGGTCGTGCGCCACATTGAAGACCTCACGGAGATCGCCGCCGCCGAGTCGATCGCGATCGGCGTGATCGCGACTCCGGCGGGCGCCGCGCAGAGTGTCGCCGATCAGTTGGTCGCCGCGGGTGTTACGAGCATTCTCAACTTCGCTCCTTGCGTACTCTCGGTACCCGAGGGGGTCGACGTCCGCAAGGTCGACCTCGCGATCGAGCTGCAGATCCTTTCGTTCCACGAGCACCGAAAGGCATCGCTCACCTCGTTGCCGGCCACCGGTCCCGCTGGTGGCCTCACGGCACTGCCGGGTGGGCTTTCCGCTACCGGCACCGAGGAGGCGGTCGGCACGTGA
- a CDS encoding HAD family hydrolase, whose protein sequence is MASTHLVWDWNGTLLDDLPLVVSSTNAAFASVSAPELSADAHRAAFRRPVADFYAEVLGRALEEGEFGRLDKIFHDAYRLGLTSCGLAQDATTAMSSWTGTQSLLSMWFHHELVPEVERRGLTALLARIDGLPGTLGGDLKAEHLARHLYALGVDGSSAVLIGDSVDDADAAASVGARCVLYTGGFTDPARLRAVGVPVADSLVEAVRLAAEA, encoded by the coding sequence GTGGCGAGTACGCACCTGGTTTGGGACTGGAACGGTACCCTCCTCGACGACCTGCCGCTGGTCGTCTCCTCGACAAACGCGGCCTTCGCCAGCGTCTCGGCACCCGAGCTGAGCGCCGACGCGCACCGGGCCGCGTTTCGCCGGCCGGTGGCCGACTTCTACGCCGAGGTGCTGGGGCGGGCGCTGGAAGAGGGCGAGTTCGGCCGGCTCGACAAGATCTTCCACGATGCGTACCGGCTGGGCCTGACCAGCTGCGGGCTGGCGCAGGACGCCACGACCGCCATGTCCAGCTGGACCGGCACCCAGTCGCTGCTGTCCATGTGGTTTCACCACGAGCTCGTGCCCGAGGTCGAGCGGCGCGGCCTCACCGCCCTGCTGGCCCGGATCGACGGGCTGCCCGGCACGCTCGGCGGTGACCTCAAGGCCGAGCACCTCGCCCGCCACCTCTACGCGCTCGGCGTCGACGGCTCGTCCGCGGTCCTGATCGGCGACTCGGTCGACGACGCCGACGCTGCCGCCTCGGTCGGTGCCCGCTGCGTGCTCTACACGGGCGGGTTCACCGATCCGGCACGGCTGCGCGCGGTGGGCGTACCCGTCGCGGACTCCCTGGTCGAGGCCGTGCGCCTCGCCGCGGAGGCGTAG